One region of bacterium genomic DNA includes:
- the murJ gene encoding murein biosynthesis integral membrane protein MurJ, giving the protein MTDRRKAAGIVGLAVMGSRILGLVREVVIAGMFNAGKCLDSFLAAFQIPNLLRDLFAEGALSTAFTTVFTKTLHKEGEQPAWHLASLLFSALIVLMGVICIVGIIASPLLVQITNFGFHQVPGKFELTIRLTRILFPFIMLVSLASVVMGILNARFIFGLPASASTVFNLVSVISSVLLAYVFDPQSDWRHPVFSERALYGVTLGVMLGGLAQLGMQLPSLYKLGFRFKWELNWRDPRLRQVWALAWPSMIAGAAVQVNVLVNGMFASEIDGARSWLNCAFRMMQFPIGIFGVAIATVTLPAVARLHAKGAMAEAGKTIEEALRLALFLTLPAAVGLAVLAPEIIQVIYQHGHFSAASTASTASALRAYAIGLAAYAAIKVLTPCFYALDRRRIPLNVSLVGIGLCIVLNYILVKVLHLGHVGLAATTGCIAILNFAQLALYLRRDVHFGTVRAWFRFGLLVGGSAGVCGLTAWLLKHWFGGFDQSFTRMVLALCIEIGVAGLVYFVLTHVCRINETHYIVGLLRRKLRARAD; this is encoded by the coding sequence ATGACTGATCGCCGAAAAGCTGCTGGAATTGTTGGTCTTGCCGTGATGGGGTCCCGTATTTTGGGGCTCGTCCGGGAGGTCGTGATTGCCGGAATGTTCAATGCAGGAAAGTGTCTGGACTCCTTTCTTGCTGCCTTCCAGATTCCCAATTTGCTGCGTGATTTGTTCGCAGAGGGAGCTTTATCCACGGCCTTCACCACGGTATTTACCAAGACGCTTCATAAGGAGGGGGAACAGCCTGCCTGGCATCTGGCCAGTTTGCTTTTCAGTGCCTTGATCGTGCTCATGGGTGTGATTTGTATTGTTGGCATTATCGCCAGTCCGCTATTGGTGCAGATCACGAACTTCGGTTTTCATCAGGTGCCGGGTAAGTTTGAGCTGACCATCAGGCTGACGCGGATTCTGTTTCCCTTTATCATGTTGGTGTCACTGGCGTCAGTGGTGATGGGTATTCTGAATGCCCGGTTTATTTTCGGGCTTCCCGCCTCCGCCTCGACGGTATTCAACCTGGTATCGGTGATCAGTAGTGTCTTGCTTGCCTATGTGTTTGATCCGCAATCTGACTGGCGCCATCCGGTTTTTTCCGAACGGGCACTTTACGGGGTGACGTTGGGCGTGATGTTGGGCGGTTTGGCTCAGTTGGGCATGCAGTTGCCATCATTATACAAACTGGGTTTCCGCTTCAAATGGGAGTTGAATTGGCGTGACCCGCGTTTAAGACAGGTCTGGGCACTGGCCTGGCCCAGCATGATCGCGGGGGCAGCAGTACAGGTGAATGTATTGGTCAACGGCATGTTTGCCTCGGAAATTGATGGGGCAAGGTCCTGGCTTAACTGTGCGTTTCGCATGATGCAGTTTCCTATCGGGATCTTTGGTGTGGCGATTGCCACGGTGACCCTGCCAGCGGTGGCCAGGTTGCATGCCAAAGGGGCAATGGCGGAGGCGGGAAAAACGATCGAAGAAGCACTCCGGCTGGCTCTTTTTTTAACCCTGCCGGCGGCGGTAGGACTTGCCGTACTGGCGCCGGAAATCATTCAGGTGATCTATCAACATGGCCACTTTTCCGCAGCGTCGACAGCGTCGACAGCGTCGGCTTTGCGGGCCTATGCGATCGGTTTGGCCGCCTATGCCGCCATCAAGGTGTTGACCCCTTGTTTCTATGCGTTGGATCGGCGTCGGATTCCCTTGAATGTCAGTTTGGTGGGGATTGGCCTGTGTATCGTTTTGAATTATATCCTGGTTAAGGTTTTACACTTAGGACATGTTGGGCTGGCCGCAACGACGGGCTGTATCGCGATCCTGAATTTTGCGCAATTGGCGCTTTATCTGAGGCGTGATGTTCATTTCGGCACGGTTCGTGCCTGGTTTCGGTTTGGGTTATTGGTGGGCGGTTCTGCCGGGGTGTGCGGGCTGACGGCCTGGCTTCTCAAACATTGGTTTGGCGGGTTTGACCAAAGTTTCACCCGCATGGTGCTGGCCCTGTGTATTGAGATCGGGGTAGCCGGTTTGGTATACTTTGTTCTAACGCACGTCTGCCGCATTAACGAAACCCATTATATCGTGGGATTGTTACGACGGAAGCTGCGGGCAAGAGCGGATTGA
- the rlmN gene encoding 23S rRNA (adenine(2503)-C(2))-methyltransferase RlmN — protein MNDSIKFKPLIHGLLRDELTAACKELGQPAYRAGQVWDWLYRQHVKTWEEMKNVPTVLRDALAERYELLSVKPIQQDGEHTGTRKILVGLRDGECVEEVLIPARERRTVCVSSQVGCKFACAFCASGKGGWIRNLEAGEIVEELMLAWEEYGDRPTNIVFMGMGEPFDNYDAVIKAIRIINDGKGLNIGIRHITVSTSGVVPGIKRLSGEGLQIELSVSLHAPNNELRNRLMPVNKRYPIEELIEACARHTEATGRIVTFEYTLIRGVNDTHAHAVELAKLLKTLPSRVNLIPLSPVDGYEGLPPLDGTSEIFKEQLAKVGVNATYRVSKGGAIDAACGQLRLRSLKKE, from the coding sequence ATGAATGATAGTATAAAATTCAAACCGTTGATCCATGGGCTCCTTCGGGATGAGCTTACGGCGGCGTGTAAAGAGCTGGGGCAGCCGGCCTATCGTGCAGGACAGGTCTGGGACTGGCTTTATCGTCAGCATGTGAAGACGTGGGAAGAGATGAAAAATGTGCCGACTGTGCTTCGTGACGCGCTGGCTGAGCGGTATGAATTGCTGTCGGTAAAGCCTATTCAACAGGACGGTGAGCATACCGGGACACGCAAGATTCTGGTTGGCCTCCGTGATGGTGAATGTGTCGAGGAAGTCTTAATCCCCGCCCGGGAGCGGCGTACGGTATGTGTGTCCAGTCAGGTGGGGTGTAAATTTGCCTGCGCATTCTGTGCGAGCGGAAAAGGCGGCTGGATTCGTAATCTTGAAGCGGGTGAGATTGTAGAGGAGTTGATGCTGGCCTGGGAAGAATATGGGGACCGGCCCACCAATATTGTTTTTATGGGAATGGGTGAACCATTTGATAACTACGACGCCGTAATCAAGGCCATTCGGATTATCAATGATGGCAAAGGGCTGAATATCGGTATCCGGCACATTACCGTCAGTACCAGCGGCGTGGTCCCGGGAATCAAGCGCTTGAGCGGCGAGGGGTTACAGATCGAGCTCTCCGTGTCCCTGCATGCCCCCAATAATGAACTGCGTAACCGCCTGATGCCGGTGAACAAACGTTACCCAATTGAGGAGTTGATCGAGGCCTGTGCCCGGCATACCGAGGCGACGGGGCGGATTGTAACTTTTGAATATACGTTGATCCGCGGGGTCAACGACACCCACGCGCATGCCGTCGAGTTGGCCAAACTCCTAAAAACTCTTCCGAGCCGCGTGAATCTGATCCCCTTAAGTCCAGTTGACGGGTACGAAGGTTTACCGCCACTAGACGGAACCTCCGAGATCTTTAAGGAGCAATTGGCGAAGGTGGGCGTCAATGCGACCTATCGGGTCTCCAAAGGCGGGGCCATTGATGCGGCCTGCGGGCAGTTAAGATTGAGAAGTTTGAAGAAGGAATAA
- the rsmB gene encoding 16S rRNA (cytosine(967)-C(5))-methyltransferase RsmB, with product MKMALQNNSRAVAADMIARWMETGDFPDRMMNRVRADRGFVMEVVYGTVKWKRELEWVLKQCMKQMPAIPLRAHMMVGLYQILHMDSVESYAAVNETVAAVKAVSSQTEANFTNAVLRRVLREKAEVITALNQQPSGIRLSHPEILVKRWIATYGNSQTDALCNWNNQRAAVILRINTTRIQMADFRDRVMTAGMKVEPHPMDPSRFCTLGRGVSVEDLPGFEDGWFMVQDPSTIMAVEMLAPKPQERILDACAAPGGKTVAMAEAMGGGGTLTAMDIHADRMGYLHENLTRMGFSGVRVIEGDMTSCKPGGEGVPALSGLVFDGILLDVPCMNTGVLQRRADARWRFATDRLGSVCATQRAILDGAATRLRIGGRLVYSTCSLETEEDEALVAGWVKDNPNFELVREKKLFPPTDGTDGAYAALLKRIS from the coding sequence ATGAAGATGGCGTTGCAAAATAACTCCCGTGCGGTGGCAGCGGATATGATTGCCCGATGGATGGAGACCGGGGATTTCCCGGATCGGATGATGAATCGGGTGCGTGCAGATCGCGGCTTTGTGATGGAGGTTGTCTACGGCACCGTCAAGTGGAAGCGTGAGTTGGAATGGGTGTTGAAGCAGTGCATGAAGCAAATGCCGGCGATTCCACTGCGCGCTCATATGATGGTCGGCCTGTATCAGATTTTGCACATGGATTCAGTGGAGTCTTATGCGGCAGTCAACGAGACGGTCGCCGCTGTGAAAGCCGTGTCATCCCAGACGGAAGCCAATTTCACCAATGCGGTATTGAGGCGTGTTTTGCGTGAAAAGGCTGAAGTGATAACGGCTTTAAACCAACAGCCCTCCGGTATTCGCCTGTCCCATCCTGAGATCCTGGTCAAACGCTGGATTGCCACCTATGGGAATAGTCAGACAGATGCCTTGTGTAACTGGAATAATCAGCGTGCTGCGGTTATTCTCCGGATTAATACGACGCGGATTCAGATGGCTGATTTCCGGGATCGCGTGATGACCGCGGGCATGAAAGTGGAGCCGCATCCCATGGATCCCTCACGGTTCTGTACCTTGGGGCGGGGCGTCAGTGTCGAAGACCTGCCGGGTTTTGAGGATGGCTGGTTTATGGTCCAGGATCCCTCCACGATTATGGCGGTGGAGATGCTGGCGCCTAAACCGCAGGAACGGATTCTGGATGCCTGTGCTGCACCGGGCGGGAAAACGGTGGCAATGGCCGAGGCGATGGGTGGGGGCGGGACGCTTACAGCCATGGATATTCATGCCGACCGGATGGGTTACCTTCACGAAAATCTGACACGCATGGGGTTCAGTGGCGTGCGGGTCATTGAGGGAGATATGACGTCTTGCAAACCGGGCGGCGAGGGGGTGCCCGCACTGTCGGGCCTGGTTTTTGACGGGATTCTGCTGGACGTGCCTTGCATGAATACGGGGGTGTTGCAGCGGCGTGCTGATGCCCGCTGGCGTTTTGCCACAGATCGATTGGGCTCAGTCTGTGCAACTCAACGGGCGATTCTGGATGGGGCCGCCACCCGTTTACGTATTGGCGGACGCCTGGTTTACAGCACGTGCAGTTTGGAGACTGAGGAAGACGAGGCGCTGGTTGCCGGGTGGGTAAAGGATAATCCGAACTTTGAACTGGTCCGTGAGAAAAAACTGTTTCCACCCACTGACGGGACAGATGGCGCGTATGCGGCGTTGCTGAAACGCATTTCCTGA
- a CDS encoding oligopeptide/dipeptide ABC transporter ATP-binding protein, translating into MFSRTIGHIHAVDGVSLTIESGETVGLVGESGCGKTTLGRTVMGLEPKKSGTIHLGGTSLWPSRHQDSMPLRRRIQMVFQDPYSSLNPRMTIQEIITEGLLQQKLIRPRDRETAAVRLLHEVGMEPSGLHRYPHEFSGGQRQRISIARAIAVRPELVICDEAVSALDVSVRAQVLNLLKDLRTSHNLAYLFISHDLGVIRHIADRVVVMYLGVVVETGPASEVLDHPAHPYSRALISAVPVPLGDKRKRTILRGDIPSSTNPPSGCRFHTRCPYAMEACKTAPPPLEPLTADSARLVACIRKYEPHFSIPAQPLGLPTRVLMTI; encoded by the coding sequence GTGTTCTCCCGCACCATCGGGCATATCCATGCCGTGGATGGAGTGTCGTTGACAATTGAATCAGGCGAGACCGTGGGCCTGGTGGGAGAATCAGGCTGCGGCAAAACGACCCTGGGCCGGACAGTGATGGGATTGGAGCCCAAAAAGTCCGGCACCATCCATTTAGGAGGCACCTCGCTCTGGCCCTCCCGGCATCAGGACAGCATGCCCCTCCGCCGCCGGATCCAAATGGTTTTTCAGGATCCCTATTCCTCCCTGAACCCGCGCATGACCATTCAGGAGATTATTACGGAAGGCCTGCTCCAACAGAAACTGATCCGCCCTCGTGACCGCGAAACAGCAGCTGTACGGCTGCTCCATGAGGTGGGGATGGAACCTAGCGGACTGCATCGCTATCCCCATGAGTTTTCAGGCGGACAACGGCAACGTATCAGTATTGCCCGCGCCATCGCGGTACGCCCTGAACTTGTGATCTGCGATGAGGCCGTCAGCGCCCTCGACGTCTCTGTCCGCGCTCAGGTTTTAAATCTACTGAAAGATCTACGCACCTCCCACAACCTTGCCTACCTGTTCATTTCCCATGATCTAGGGGTGATCCGGCACATTGCCGATCGGGTGGTGGTCATGTATCTGGGCGTGGTAGTCGAAACCGGCCCGGCATCCGAGGTTCTTGATCACCCTGCACACCCCTATTCACGCGCGCTCATTTCGGCTGTGCCGGTCCCGCTGGGAGACAAGAGAAAGAGAACCATTCTCCGGGGGGATATTCCTTCATCCACAAACCCGCCATCCGGCTGTCGTTTCCACACCCGCTGTCCCTATGCCATGGAAGCCTGCAAAACGGCGCCCCCTCCACTTGAGCCACTCACCGCAGATTCCGCCCGTTTGGTGGCTTGCATCAGGAAATACGAGCCGCATTTTTCAATACCCGCTCAACCATTAGGCCTTCCGACGAGAGTTTTGATGACGATTTAA
- a CDS encoding ABC transporter ATP-binding protein, which translates to MSTLLDIQNLSVAFDTDEGTLTAAENVSFSIGQGEVVGLVGESGCGKSVTALSLLRLIPMPPGRILSGKVLFEGRDLLRLPASELQTIRGRRISVIFQEPQAALSPLHTIGAQLIETLQLHLNIDHQSAKNISLDWLRKVGLPDPEERMRAYPYQLSGGMLQRVMIAMALMLEPSLIIADEPTTALDVTIQAQILDLLLEMKSKDTSLLIITHDLGVVWEMCDRILVMYAAKIVEEGPRHDLFKNPAHPYTQALLESVISLTSRSERLSSIEGQVPSPLAYPAGCRFADRCKYAFPRCRQELPPLYNVTPNHRSACFLSETSDLKSQISK; encoded by the coding sequence ATGAGTACCTTACTGGATATACAAAATCTGAGCGTGGCATTCGACACGGATGAAGGCACCCTCACGGCGGCGGAAAACGTATCGTTTTCTATCGGGCAGGGGGAAGTCGTCGGTCTGGTCGGCGAATCCGGCTGCGGGAAATCAGTAACCGCTCTGAGCCTGCTCCGCTTGATCCCCATGCCGCCAGGGCGGATCCTGTCGGGCAAAGTCTTATTTGAAGGGCGTGATCTCCTGCGCCTGCCTGCCTCCGAACTGCAAACCATCCGGGGCCGACGAATCAGCGTGATCTTCCAGGAACCCCAGGCCGCCCTCTCCCCCCTTCATACGATCGGCGCTCAACTGATTGAAACTCTCCAACTCCATCTGAATATTGATCATCAATCCGCTAAAAACATCTCTCTGGATTGGCTTAGAAAAGTTGGCCTTCCTGATCCCGAGGAACGGATGCGTGCTTATCCCTATCAGCTCTCCGGGGGCATGCTCCAGCGCGTCATGATTGCCATGGCCCTGATGCTGGAGCCTTCACTCATTATTGCGGACGAACCGACTACCGCCCTGGATGTCACCATCCAGGCCCAGATACTGGACCTCCTTCTGGAAATGAAAAGTAAGGACACGTCCCTGCTGATTATCACCCATGATCTAGGGGTGGTTTGGGAGATGTGTGACCGGATATTAGTCATGTATGCGGCCAAAATTGTAGAGGAAGGCCCGCGTCACGATCTATTCAAAAATCCAGCCCATCCCTATACTCAGGCACTCCTCGAATCCGTCATCAGCCTGACAAGTCGTTCAGAACGATTATCATCTATTGAGGGGCAAGTCCCCTCCCCGCTCGCCTATCCGGCAGGTTGCCGTTTTGCAGACCGCTGCAAATATGCTTTCCCCCGCTGCCGCCAGGAACTCCCCCCACTCTATAATGTGACCCCCAACCACCGTTCCGCCTGCTTCCTCTCTGAAACTTCAGATCTCAAATCTCAAATCTCAAAATAA
- a CDS encoding ABC transporter permease subunit produces MIDWNPVTIKRWRRFRQLRRAWWSLWILTSLYLISLVAEVICNNTPLLVRFDGHYYIPLVRFYPEDTFLQNGRQTRPDYKQIQSQPLFKDHPGNFMIFPLIPYGPYENVPTASIPLPEAVTLAFRPEPHVASVTLSPELTITRSANTAFFFESSTEALRGQAFTNIWSLPTAIKEAITIRLQNQAAPAISATTVRLANPSVESELSLPEFTPRETAPATIRLTLREKSDRSTLPHGTMGWNDQMELSVSSFSEWTALSPETQSELTAFAAAGLSNAVPPCIIDIKGTSYTITATKSEVRWPYPPIKGHWMGIDSSGRDVLARILYGLRTSLTFGFLLVILAMFLGTALGAIQGYFGNHVDMLGQRFTEIWSALPFLYVMILLGAVYGRGFMLLLICYAIFNWIGISYYIRAEFLRLRHLPFVEAARSLGLPHRTIIFRHILPNSLTPLITFFPFNLVGAIGSLAALDYLGFGLPPPTPSWGELLQQAQQFRWAWWLILYPALALFIVMLLGVFVGEGIRNVYDPRPKTKFE; encoded by the coding sequence ATGATTGATTGGAATCCAGTGACAATAAAGCGGTGGCGTCGGTTTCGGCAGCTACGCCGCGCATGGTGGTCGCTCTGGATCCTCACTTCATTGTACCTGATCAGCCTCGTTGCAGAGGTCATCTGCAACAATACACCCCTTTTGGTCCGCTTTGACGGCCATTACTATATCCCTCTCGTCCGCTTCTACCCGGAAGACACTTTCCTTCAAAACGGGCGCCAGACCCGACCGGACTACAAGCAGATTCAATCCCAACCCCTCTTCAAAGATCATCCCGGCAATTTCATGATCTTCCCGCTTATTCCCTATGGCCCCTATGAGAATGTCCCCACCGCCTCCATCCCCCTACCCGAGGCGGTGACATTAGCCTTCCGCCCCGAACCACATGTGGCCTCTGTCACCTTATCACCCGAGCTCACCATCACCCGCTCTGCCAACACGGCGTTTTTCTTTGAGTCCAGCACGGAGGCCCTACGCGGCCAGGCCTTCACCAACATCTGGAGCCTCCCCACCGCCATCAAGGAAGCCATCACCATTCGACTGCAAAACCAGGCGGCCCCGGCCATCAGCGCCACAACCGTCCGTCTTGCGAATCCCTCCGTGGAGTCAGAACTCTCTCTTCCAGAATTCACCCCCCGCGAAACCGCCCCGGCCACCATTAGACTTACCCTCCGTGAAAAATCAGATCGCTCCACACTCCCCCATGGCACCATGGGATGGAATGACCAAATGGAACTCTCCGTCTCTTCCTTTTCTGAATGGACGGCTCTCTCGCCGGAAACACAATCCGAACTTACCGCTTTCGCCGCCGCAGGGCTCAGCAATGCTGTCCCCCCGTGTATTATAGATATCAAGGGCACGTCCTACACCATCACCGCGACAAAATCTGAAGTGCGCTGGCCCTACCCGCCTATCAAAGGACACTGGATGGGGATCGACAGCTCAGGACGCGATGTGCTTGCCCGCATTCTCTATGGATTGCGCACCTCTTTAACCTTTGGCTTTCTTCTGGTCATCCTCGCCATGTTTCTAGGCACCGCTCTGGGCGCCATTCAGGGGTATTTCGGGAATCATGTGGATATGCTTGGGCAGCGCTTCACTGAGATATGGAGTGCCCTGCCCTTTCTCTATGTGATGATTCTGCTGGGCGCTGTTTACGGGCGCGGCTTCATGTTATTGCTGATCTGTTACGCGATCTTCAACTGGATAGGGATCTCCTACTACATCCGGGCGGAATTCCTGCGGCTGCGGCATCTGCCGTTTGTCGAGGCCGCCCGATCTTTGGGACTCCCGCACCGCACCATTATCTTCCGCCACATCCTGCCCAACTCCCTCACCCCCCTCATCACCTTTTTTCCCTTCAATCTGGTCGGGGCCATCGGCTCACTGGCCGCGCTGGATTATCTGGGCTTCGGCTTGCCGCCCCCCACGCCCAGCTGGGGCGAATTGCTGCAACAGGCCCAGCAATTCAGATGGGCCTGGTGGCTGATCCTCTATCCGGCCCTCGCCCTGTTTATCGTCATGCTGCTTGGGGTTTTTGTGGGAGAAGGCATCCGGAATGTCTATGATCCCAGACCGAAAACCAAATTTGAATAA
- a CDS encoding ABC transporter permease: MIGLVKDIYARRDLLSMLVIRNVKIRYKESVLGFLWTLLGPVFLIAIYGVFMKIIMKFPMPMEVLVSGIFVWQYLAMCLGDSSFAIIGNANLVKKACFPRVLLPLSIVLANFVNFLLSLLVMMVYLLFMGPHLGGIAWLPLALVAHLTLCTGISLALSALNVFFRDVQHLTGIFTMAWFFLTPVVYDISMIAPITDKHPILGQLYFLNPMAGILALYRSALLGNPLPSLSLIMLSVGMTAVVFVAGIIIFQKLQPGFSDEL, encoded by the coding sequence ATGATTGGGTTGGTTAAAGATATTTATGCGCGCCGTGATCTGCTCTCCATGCTGGTGATCCGGAACGTCAAGATCCGCTATAAGGAATCGGTTCTGGGGTTTCTGTGGACTCTGTTGGGGCCGGTTTTCCTGATTGCCATCTATGGTGTTTTCATGAAGATCATCATGAAATTCCCCATGCCCATGGAAGTGCTGGTGTCGGGAATCTTTGTTTGGCAGTACCTTGCCATGTGTCTGGGGGATTCCTCCTTTGCCATTATCGGCAATGCGAATCTGGTCAAAAAGGCCTGTTTCCCGCGAGTGCTGTTGCCGCTGTCCATTGTCTTGGCCAATTTTGTAAACTTCCTGTTATCCCTGTTGGTGATGATGGTTTATTTACTTTTCATGGGCCCGCATCTCGGGGGCATTGCCTGGCTTCCTTTGGCTTTAGTGGCCCATCTGACGCTCTGTACGGGCATTAGTCTGGCGTTGAGCGCCTTGAATGTATTCTTCCGGGATGTTCAACATTTGACCGGCATCTTTACGATGGCGTGGTTTTTCCTGACCCCGGTGGTATATGACATTTCCATGATTGCTCCTATTACCGATAAGCATCCGATTCTCGGGCAGTTGTATTTTTTGAATCCCATGGCTGGCATTTTGGCGCTCTATCGCTCCGCTTTGCTGGGTAACCCGCTGCCCTCGCTTTCCTTAATCATGCTTTCAGTGGGGATGACCGCTGTGGTTTTTGTAGCCGGAATTATTATTTTCCAAAAACTTCAACCTGGATTTTCAGATGAGCTGTAA
- a CDS encoding ABC transporter ATP-binding protein — MSDIAIQVEGVGKRFRLRSSGGRTLKSMVMDMIHKPGSERDLWALKDVNFTVERGTTLGLIGANGAGKSTLLSVLAGTMMPTEGKIKTTGVISSLLELGAGFHPDLTGRENVFLAGAIMGLTRQQMTRRFDAILNFADIGTFIDQPVKHYSSGMYVRLGFAVAVEVDPDILLVDEVLAVGDASFQRKCLRRMSEFRDQKKTMLIISHDLGTIQSVSDQILFLDHGRVLGHGAPGKVVGQYESFWRNQASAERSREWGTREVILTGAEFLDASGNATTKFMWGEPLTVRLGYEVKTPVGASIFGFGISDEAGRLVHGSNTEIASVSIPGLTGSGHVVLKIPHLNLARGTYFFSFSVHSADHKVNYHRMDNAFAIGVDSVKNFEGICHMPSEWRVEG; from the coding sequence ATGAGTGATATTGCCATACAGGTTGAGGGCGTGGGAAAACGGTTCCGGTTGAGGAGTTCCGGTGGCCGCACCTTGAAGTCCATGGTAATGGATATGATCCATAAGCCCGGAAGTGAACGCGACTTATGGGCGTTGAAGGACGTGAATTTCACCGTCGAACGCGGCACCACGCTGGGGTTGATCGGTGCCAATGGGGCGGGTAAGAGCACGCTGCTGTCTGTTTTGGCTGGCACCATGATGCCCACCGAGGGCAAAATCAAGACCACGGGTGTGATTTCCTCTTTGCTTGAATTGGGCGCAGGTTTCCATCCCGACCTGACAGGGCGTGAAAATGTCTTTCTGGCCGGAGCCATCATGGGGTTAACGCGGCAACAAATGACCCGTCGGTTTGATGCCATTCTCAACTTTGCCGACATTGGCACCTTTATTGACCAACCCGTGAAACATTATTCGTCCGGAATGTATGTCCGGCTGGGCTTTGCGGTGGCGGTGGAGGTGGATCCGGATATTTTGCTGGTGGATGAGGTGCTGGCTGTTGGGGATGCCTCTTTTCAGCGCAAATGTCTGCGGCGGATGTCTGAATTCCGGGACCAGAAGAAGACGATGTTGATCATCTCGCATGATCTGGGAACCATTCAATCTGTGAGTGATCAGATTCTTTTTTTAGATCATGGCCGGGTGTTGGGCCATGGTGCCCCGGGGAAAGTGGTGGGGCAGTATGAAAGCTTCTGGCGTAATCAGGCAAGTGCTGAGCGGAGTCGCGAGTGGGGGACCCGTGAGGTCATTCTGACAGGTGCCGAGTTTTTAGATGCGTCTGGAAATGCCACGACTAAATTCATGTGGGGTGAGCCCCTCACGGTTCGGTTGGGCTATGAGGTCAAGACTCCGGTAGGTGCTTCAATTTTCGGGTTTGGCATTAGCGACGAGGCTGGTCGGTTGGTTCATGGTAGCAATACTGAGATTGCGTCTGTGTCGATCCCCGGTTTGACGGGTTCCGGACATGTCGTCTTAAAGATTCCCCATCTGAATCTGGCTCGTGGCACCTATTTCTTCTCATTTTCTGTTCATTCTGCTGATCACAAGGTGAACTATCATCGCATGGACAATGCCTTCGCGATCGGGGTGGACTCAGTAAAAAACTTTGAAGGAATTTGCCACATGCCAAGCGAATGGAGGGTGGAGGGATGA
- the nadC gene encoding carboxylating nicotinate-nucleotide diphosphorylase: MINLIENPVVQDLIRRALAEDIGSGDVTTLSVVPETSQGKAVILSRGNYVVSGGAVAQAVFASVNPALRCQCLIADGEAVKPDQVLMTIEGPIRGILTGERTALNFMQRMTGIASRTHDFVDKVKPFGTRILDTRKTAPTLRIFEKYAVTCGGGTNHRMGLYDMVLIKDNHRRLWQEAGISNLQGAVAAARAKFPGIPVEVEVESEEELRDAMRAAPEWIMLDNMSPERMKACVAICAKRCKLEASGGVSLETVAAIAATGVDAISIGGLTHSAPAADLSLEMK; encoded by the coding sequence ATGATCAATCTCATTGAAAATCCAGTGGTGCAGGATCTGATTCGTCGGGCGTTGGCTGAGGATATAGGTTCGGGTGATGTCACGACGTTGTCTGTGGTGCCGGAAACCAGTCAAGGAAAGGCCGTGATCCTGTCTCGCGGGAATTATGTGGTATCCGGAGGTGCGGTGGCGCAGGCGGTTTTTGCCAGCGTGAACCCTGCGCTCAGGTGCCAATGTCTGATTGCAGATGGGGAAGCGGTCAAGCCGGATCAAGTCCTGATGACGATTGAAGGGCCAATTCGAGGCATTCTGACTGGAGAGCGGACCGCGCTGAATTTTATGCAACGGATGACGGGAATTGCTTCGCGTACACATGATTTCGTGGACAAAGTGAAACCCTTTGGCACCCGGATACTGGATACCCGTAAGACGGCCCCCACGTTGCGCATTTTTGAAAAATATGCTGTAACCTGTGGGGGAGGAACCAATCACCGGATGGGATTGTACGACATGGTGCTCATCAAGGATAACCATCGGCGGCTCTGGCAGGAGGCGGGGATCAGCAATCTTCAGGGGGCGGTGGCGGCCGCGCGGGCCAAATTCCCAGGCATTCCCGTTGAGGTGGAAGTGGAATCCGAGGAAGAGTTACGCGACGCCATGCGGGCCGCTCCTGAATGGATCATGCTTGATAACATGTCGCCTGAGCGGATGAAGGCCTGTGTCGCCATTTGTGCAAAGCGATGCAAACTGGAGGCTTCCGGCGGGGTTTCCCTGGAGACGGTTGCGGCCATTGCGGCTACAGGTGTGGATGCCATCTCCATTGGAGGCCTGACGCATTCCGCGCCGGCGGCGGATTTGTCGCTGGAGATGAAATAA